Proteins from a genomic interval of Silene latifolia isolate original U9 population unplaced genomic scaffold, ASM4854445v1 scaffold_567, whole genome shotgun sequence:
- the LOC141639711 gene encoding uncharacterized protein LOC141639711: MAQMDYKIDQICNHTLRKKGRRHIGSSDSDESHHSIPEPRRNNDDDRGLKLDIPEFEGELYAEKFLDWVRQAERVFEYKGYDEHKQFKVATLKMTKYASLWYENLKKQRRREGKSKIETWNKLKKHLQKRFMPRDYEQEQYLKLTSLSQGNLSVTDYIKEFERLIMVCDLEEREEMQIARFIKGLSPSLAQRVEVHNFLDFNDVCKLALKFEKQDKGKKPLVARDGSKGVNPFL; the protein is encoded by the coding sequence ATGGCACAAATGGATTACAAGATTGATCAGATTTGTAATCATACTCTTAGAAAAAAGGGGAGGAGGCACATTGGAAGTTCAGATTCCGATGAGAGCCATCATTCCATTCCTGAACCAAGGAGGAATAATGATGATGAtcgtggattaaaacttgatatcCCGGAGTTTGAAGGGGAACTTTACGCTGAAAAATTCTTAGATTGGGTGAGACAAGCAGAGAGAGTCTTTGAATATAAAGGCTATGATGAACACAAGCAATTCAAGGTTGCTACCCTGAAAATGACCAAGTATGCATCCTTGTGGTATGAGAACCTTAAGAAGCAAAGAAGGCGTGAAGGAAAAAGTAAGATTGAGACTTGGAATAAGTTGAAGAAGcacttgcaaaaacgcttcatgCCAAGAGACTATGAACAAGAGCAGTACTTGAAGCTTACATCTCTTTCTCAAGGTAATTTAAGTGTGACTGATTACATTAAGGAGTTTGAAAGACTAATTATGGTGTGTGATCTTGAGGAACGGGAGGAGATGCAAATTGCTCGATTCATTAAGGGATTGAGTCCTTCATTGGCCCAACGAGTTGAAGTTCATAATTTCCTTGATTTTAATGATGTGTGTAAGCTTGCTCTTAAGTTTGAAAAGCAGGACAAAGGAAAGAAACCCCTGGTTGCTCGTGATGGTTCTAAGGGTGTTAATCCTTTTTTATAA